From a single Tetrapisispora phaffii CBS 4417 chromosome 15, complete genome genomic region:
- the TPHA0O01180 gene encoding uncharacterized protein (Ty like retrotransposon) — protein sequence MKQHDHIKDSMNKHYEQMQPGQSWSLDIRGPLGKNLAKVDNYLLLMVDNVSRFLLVSTHTNKNKETISLQIKNNIQYIEKQYDRIVKELIVDRGSEFTNDSLKTYVSEKGIKLMLTDTNDHASNARAERFIGIMNNDIRTLMHNSDLPWALWKYAALAAARIRNLFMTKKLNCSPMTTLSGKNEQIRFNSFLPFGAHAFVKNQTNNKLTNQGIPAITLCKDPNSFGYLFYLPQTRKVISTMSYILANSEVNGDFIDPNKVLSEIVPDNDDTNEVTSEDALEIEAEPSNADDITIIKGLKMTLSIKFRPIFKKTLSMVWIL from the coding sequence atgaaacagCATGATCATATCAAGGACTCCATGAATAAACACTACGAACAAATGCAACCAGGACAATCCTGGAGCTTAGATATTCGTGGTCCTTTAGGAAAGAACCTTGCAAAAGTTGATAACTACTTATTATTGATGGTAGATAATGTTTCAAGATTTTTACTAGTATCCACACATAcgaataaaaataaagaaaccaTTTCTCTgcaaatcaaaaataatatacagTACATCGAAAAGCAATATGATCGAATTGTAAAAGAGCTTATTGTTGATAGAGGATCTGAATTTACTAATGATTCTCTAAAAACATATGTATCGGAGAAAGGTATTAAATTAATGCTTACCGATACAAACGACCATGCTTCCAACGCTCGTGCAGAAAGATTCATTGGTATTATGAACAATGATATTAGAACATTAATGCATAACAGTGATCTTCCTTGGGCACTCTGGAAATATGCAGCTCTTGCAGCTGCTAGAATCAGGAATTTGTTCATGACTAAGAAGTTAAATTGTAGTCCAATGACCACATTATCAGGAAAGAATGAACAAATTCGATTTAATTCCTTCTTACCGTTCGGTGCGCATGCGTTCGtaaaaaatcaaacaaACAACAAGTTAACCAATCAAGGTATACCAGCCATAACCTTGTGTAAGGATCCAAATTCCTTTGGTTACTTGTTCTATCTACCACAAACTCGAAAAGTCATTAGTACTATGAGTTATATATTGGCTAATTCTGAAGTAAACGGTGATTTCATAGATCCAAATAAGGTCTTAAGTGAAATCGTTCCTGATAACGATGACACAAATGAAGTCACATCAGAAGATGCTCTTGAAATTGAGGCTGAACCCAGTAATGCTGATGACATTACTATTATCAAGGGATTGAAAATGACACTCAGTATAAAATTCCGCCCAATATTCAAGAAGACACTGTCTATGGTCTGGATactataa
- the TPHA0O01190 gene encoding uncharacterized protein (Ty like retrotransposon) translates to MTTKRFLTTLARRPPMRRSKNLHWNRTPTNTSDNHSVHEAHMSTLPKDTATATSHIDILPDSVAESEPVKNVSDQELLLINRFDNKNSDKFPSTEAMKQRRTKLFLKEFASITRRPLKSRKRELTTLDLEEFEAAEEQKKKIKLRSVQAVNKIRTLYFKTAITNNTDVRERKLFSEAFEKELQNLLKMQVFDTSISIPRNQVPANRIIPLQTIFTVKRDGTHKARIVCRGDKQTEATYSNYHTDLLQIDTLKLFLMIANNRKMWIQTLDINHAFLYADLREEIYVPLPHDRRFVTPLKKALYGLKQSPKEWNEHLKKFLNSIDLDDSRHTPGIFRNHDYSIMIAVYVDDCVIAAKSQELLDEFGSTLRNRFELKIIGKMNQGILRTDVLGMDLDYNIDEGKISLSLQSYIESIENDWLDKISHIKTTSIPHVSSYEHNIKNIDSMDTKTRSKKINELQKINGVINYIRSRCRYDIEFAANKLARSVNFPADNVFYMADKLMNYIFQTKSEKIVFTRETTDNPAITLLSDASLGTEHDMKSRMGIMLWYGENLYKVISRASSAVRNSSTEAELDAIYEGSKEAYYLKKILEEMNLQKDPTVISITDSKPSIQYLKNNYNSNRRDRFLDLKLAKLEERIRADDLLIYKIAGTDNIADVLTKPVSCEDFKKLRSSMQNKLTPKDILTITDPGEFHSPSSSISTIS, encoded by the coding sequence atgACAACCAAAAGGTTTCTGACCACACTCGCTCGTCGACCGCCGATGAGGAGGTCAAAGAACCTACATTGGAACAGGACACCTACGAATACTTCAGACAACCATTCTGTCCACGAAGCTCATATGTCTACTTTACCAAAGGACACTGCTACTGCAACTTCacatattgatattttgcCAGACAGTGTCGCAGAAAGTGAGCCCGTTAAAAATGTCTCTGATCAAGAGCTGCTGTTAATCAACCGTTTCGATAATAAGAATTCGGACAAGTTTCCCAGCACCGAAGCCATGAAACAGAGAAGGACAAAGCTGTTTCTCAAAGAATTTGCTTCAATCACTAGACGTCCATTAAAGTCTCGGAAACGTGAACTTACCACCTTGGATCTTGAGGAATTTGAAGCAGCGGAGGaacagaagaaaaaaatcaagTTACGTTCTGTACAAGCagtcaataaaattagaactttatattttaagacTGCTATCACCAATAATACAGACGTTCGAGAACGAAAACTCTTTTCGGAAGCATTTGAGAAAGAACTACAAAATCTTTTGAAGATGCAAGTTTTTGACACATCAATCTCCATTCCTAGAAATCAAGTCCCAGCTAACCGAATTATACCTCTTCAGACTATATTTACGGTGAAGCGTGATGGGACTCATAAAGCTCGTATTGTTTGCCGAGGGGACAAACAAACGGAAGCCACCTACAGTAACTATCATACagatcttcttcaaattgatactttgaaattgttcCTGATGATAGCCAATAACCGTAAGATGTGGATACAGACTTTAGATATAAATCATGCATTTTTGTATGCTGATTTACGGGAGGAGATATATGTTCCACTTCCACACGATAGGAGATTTGTGACACCGTTAAAAAAGGCACTTTACGGTTTAAAACAAAGTCCTAAGGAATGGAATGAGCATCTAAAAAAATTCCTGAACAGTATTGATCTGGATGACTCCAGACATACGCCAGGTATATTCAGAAATCACGATTATAGCATCATGATAGCTGTATATGTAGATGACTGTGTCATAGCTGCTAAAAGTCAGGAACTTCTAGACGAGTTTGGTTCCACCTTAAGAAACAGATTTGAGcttaaaattattggaaaaaTGAATCAAGGCATTCTACGTACAGATGTACTAGGAATGGACcttgattataatattgatgaaggTAAAATCAGCCTATCATTGCAATCTTACATTGAAagtattgaaaatgattgGCTTGATAAAATTAGTCATATTAAAACTACTTCTATTCCACATGTTTCATCCTATGAACACAACATCAAAAACATTGATTCTATGGACACTAAAACAAGATCTAAAAAGATCAATGAACTGCAGAAGATAAATGGCGTGATTAACTATATTAGATCTAGATGTAGATATGATATAGAGTTCGCTGCCAATAAACTGGCCAGGAGTGTGAACTTTCCAGCAGACAACGTTTTTTACATGGCTGATAAACTTATGAACTATATTTTCCAAACTAAGTCAGAAAAAATTGTGTTCACAAGAGAAACCACTGATAACCCGGCCATAACTCTGCTATCTGATGCCTCACTGGGTACGGAACATGACATGAAGTCCAGAATGGGCATAATGTTATGGTATGGAGAGAACCTCTACAAAGTCATTTCAAGAGCCTCCTCAGCTGTCAGAAACTCATCTACTGAAGCTGAACTGGACGCTATCTATGAAGGATCTAAAGAGGCATATTATCTAAAAAAGATTTTAGAAGAAATGAACCTACAAAAAGATCCAACTGTCATTTCCATTACAGACAGCAAACCTAGTATTCAATATCTAAAGAACAATTATAACTCCAACAGAAGAGATAGATTCCTGGATTTGAAACTAGCTAAACTCGAAGAACGGATACGAGCAGATGACttactaatatataaaattgctGGCACTGATAACATTGCTGATGTTTTAACCAAACCGGTTAGTTGTGAAGACTTTAAGAAACTAAGATCTTCGATGCAAAACAAACTGACTCCCAAAGATATTCTTACGATAACTGACCCAGGAGAATTTCATAGTCCATCAAGTTCTATATCGACAATCAGttaa